A stretch of Chitinophaga caeni DNA encodes these proteins:
- the prmC gene encoding peptide chain release factor N(5)-glutamine methyltransferase, whose amino-acid sequence MTIQSAFAFALQQLQSIYDSRESATIANILLEHISGYNKMDRILFKDESLDASQEAKLLLAIQSLLAHQPLQYIIEAAWFYGMQFYVNQHVLIPRPETEELVSWVLEEQHTMHGEVNIIDIGTGSGCIPISIKKHWEAANVYGIDLSETALEVARKNAEQLQVEVNFTGQDILRANALEQLPTFDIIVSNPPYIKESEKKQMQKNVLDYEPGIALFVPDHDPMLFYRTIASIAMEKLRKGGKIFFEINEAHAPEVEGCLHDAGFHNVLRKQDIFGKDRMVSGRK is encoded by the coding sequence ATGACGATACAATCTGCTTTTGCCTTCGCACTCCAACAGTTGCAATCGATCTATGACAGCCGGGAATCAGCCACCATAGCTAATATCCTGCTTGAACACATCAGCGGTTACAACAAGATGGACCGCATCCTGTTCAAAGATGAAAGCCTGGATGCTTCCCAGGAAGCGAAGTTATTACTGGCTATCCAGTCCCTTTTGGCGCATCAACCGCTACAGTATATTATCGAGGCGGCCTGGTTTTACGGGATGCAGTTTTATGTAAACCAACATGTGCTGATACCTAGACCGGAAACAGAAGAACTGGTATCATGGGTACTGGAAGAGCAACATACGATGCACGGCGAGGTAAACATCATCGATATAGGCACCGGCAGCGGCTGCATTCCCATCTCCATAAAAAAACATTGGGAAGCCGCAAATGTTTACGGGATCGACCTAAGTGAAACAGCTTTGGAAGTGGCCCGGAAAAATGCCGAGCAATTACAAGTCGAGGTGAACTTTACCGGGCAAGATATTTTGCGGGCCAATGCCTTGGAGCAGTTACCAACATTCGATATTATTGTTAGTAATCCACCTTATATCAAGGAGTCGGAAAAAAAGCAGATGCAAAAGAATGTTTTGGATTATGAGCCGGGCATAGCCTTGTTTGTACCGGATCATGACCCGATGTTATTCTATAGAACGATTGCGTCAATAGCTATGGAAAAATTAAGGAAAGGGGGTAAAATTTTCTTCGAGATCAACGAGGCACATGCTCCAGAGGTGGAAGGCTGCTTGCACGATGCCGGTTTTCACAACGTTTTGAGGAAGCAGGATATTTTCGGGAAAGACAGGATGGTTAGCGGCCGGAAATAG
- the ribD gene encoding bifunctional diaminohydroxyphosphoribosylaminopyrimidine deaminase/5-amino-6-(5-phosphoribosylamino)uracil reductase RibD, with product MTAAPDHEIFMKRCIELARMGEGRVMPNPMVGAVLVHEGRIIGEGYHEWYGHAHAEVNCVKNVASVDRVLIPLATMYVSLEPCAHHGKTPPCADLIVNEKIPEVVIGCIDTFSEVSGHGIKKMKAAGIQVITGVLEQECRDLNRRFFTFHERSRPYIILKWAQTADGYIGTLDRKAMKVSNSFTDRWVHRWRSQEAAILVGPKTAIEDNPSLNTRLWPGASPIRIILDPFLGVPTTHNVFNNAVKTIVVTEKMGQEKGVEYWPIPFDEALLPKLMEMLHGRNLQSILVEGGAKTLQQFIDRGLWDEARVIISKNAAGSGWRAPVLTGEPVLQEQVSLDADNIYIYRNRRDY from the coding sequence ATGACAGCAGCACCCGATCACGAAATATTTATGAAACGATGTATTGAACTGGCCAGGATGGGCGAGGGCAGGGTAATGCCTAACCCGATGGTGGGGGCAGTACTCGTGCATGAAGGGCGGATCATCGGGGAAGGTTACCATGAATGGTACGGTCATGCACATGCAGAGGTGAACTGTGTGAAAAATGTTGCCTCGGTTGACCGCGTATTGATTCCTTTGGCCACGATGTACGTGAGCTTGGAACCTTGCGCGCATCATGGCAAAACACCGCCCTGCGCGGATTTAATTGTTAACGAGAAAATCCCGGAGGTCGTAATAGGCTGTATCGATACCTTCTCTGAAGTTAGCGGCCATGGTATTAAGAAGATGAAAGCAGCGGGGATTCAAGTCATTACAGGTGTGTTGGAACAGGAATGCCGGGATCTGAACCGGCGGTTTTTCACGTTCCATGAACGTTCCCGGCCTTATATAATCTTAAAATGGGCGCAAACTGCCGATGGTTATATCGGCACGCTGGATAGGAAAGCGATGAAGGTTTCCAACAGCTTCACGGATCGCTGGGTACATAGGTGGAGAAGCCAGGAAGCGGCCATCCTGGTGGGTCCGAAAACGGCAATAGAAGATAATCCTTCGCTGAATACCCGTTTATGGCCGGGAGCATCTCCTATTAGGATTATTCTCGATCCTTTTTTGGGAGTACCTACTACGCATAACGTATTTAACAACGCCGTTAAAACCATCGTGGTCACTGAAAAAATGGGGCAGGAAAAAGGGGTGGAATATTGGCCGATACCTTTCGATGAGGCGCTGTTGCCTAAGCTGATGGAGATGTTACACGGGCGAAACTTACAAAGCATCCTGGTAGAAGGTGGTGCGAAGACTTTACAGCAGTTTATCGATAGGGGACTATGGGATGAAGCCCGCGTAATCATTTCAAAAAATGCGGCAGGTTCCGGTTGGCGTGCCCCCGTATTAACCGGTGAACCCGTTTTGCAGGAACAGGTGAGCCTGGATGCCGACAATATTTATATCTACAGAAATAGAAGGGATTATTAA
- a CDS encoding IMPACT family protein: MTDTDIFYTIEKKAIAEFKDRGSKFLAYAFPVTTAEQVKECLQEVKKEHPKATHHCYAYRLGTDGNQFRANDDGEPSGSAGKPILGQIDSKQLTDTLVIVVRYFGGTLLGVPGLINAYKMSTALVLQLTPVIQKNVEVVYRLTFDYTILNDVMTIVKQQHCTVISQELQLFCTMNIGIPKANLELCLLRLGDIHNLEIEG; the protein is encoded by the coding sequence ATGACTGATACCGATATTTTTTATACCATCGAGAAAAAAGCTATTGCCGAGTTTAAAGATCGCGGCAGTAAGTTCCTGGCATACGCGTTTCCAGTTACTACGGCAGAGCAGGTGAAAGAATGTTTACAGGAAGTGAAAAAGGAACACCCGAAAGCTACGCATCATTGCTATGCTTACCGCTTGGGTACGGATGGCAACCAATTCAGGGCTAATGATGATGGAGAGCCTTCAGGTTCAGCCGGGAAGCCGATCTTGGGGCAAATTGACAGTAAGCAGTTAACGGATACCTTGGTCATAGTAGTACGCTATTTCGGCGGTACTTTGCTCGGGGTGCCGGGCCTGATCAATGCATATAAGATGAGTACCGCATTAGTACTTCAATTAACGCCGGTCATCCAGAAAAATGTTGAAGTCGTTTACCGCCTCACCTTTGATTATACGATCCTGAACGATGTGATGACGATTGTTAAACAGCAACATTGTACGGTCATCTCGCAAGAGTTGCAATTGTTTTGTACAATGAATATCGGTATTCCTAAAGCGAACCTGGAGTTGTGTTTGCTAAGGCTGGGGGATATTCATAACCTGGAGATCGAGGGCTAG
- a CDS encoding DUF6786 family protein, with protein MKKFANYCIALIFLLGFIACQENKPSRFHAKLPILNGDTLHEDQPYQVAVDYLGQHVPIIQLRDSTGDAGIALAPKWNARVLTSSLLQGGDSYGWLHFDLVAQLMPQSYNSNWGGEDQVNLLFQKIPGDTGVHSLDNLHGFEATGLDTASFRLIHQSKSEISLEKTLNFLQDDSIATALKLKRNLRIIARRDVSNFLGIDIPRAVKAVAFESENILTNTGEHRWDTAHGSISMRVKGMFPIDSPMVALIPLNKKFKSLKEVESLIKWDGDTFPGCRLINNRILAFPLGDSLASRIQVPFSAAMNFIGIYNGNLQTLTIIQFSKAPRSGWYFPLQYDGDQFMVDGPILTLKNSGKIEDSISTRPYLAVTTYAPIQQLGKGKSAWHYHRTIHLNGNRRQLSNLLQGLFNARLKELEDKTGE; from the coding sequence ATGAAAAAATTCGCGAACTATTGCATAGCCTTAATTTTCCTTTTAGGATTTATTGCTTGCCAGGAAAATAAACCGAGCAGGTTCCATGCCAAGTTGCCCATATTAAATGGCGATACCTTGCACGAAGATCAACCTTATCAAGTGGCGGTAGATTACCTTGGTCAACATGTTCCGATTATTCAATTAAGAGATAGTACGGGTGATGCCGGCATTGCCTTGGCGCCAAAATGGAATGCCCGCGTGCTGACAAGTTCGCTGCTGCAGGGTGGCGATAGCTACGGTTGGTTGCATTTTGACCTGGTGGCACAACTGATGCCTCAATCCTATAATTCGAACTGGGGTGGCGAAGACCAGGTAAACTTATTGTTTCAAAAAATACCCGGCGATACAGGCGTTCATTCCCTCGATAACTTGCATGGTTTTGAAGCCACGGGATTGGATACGGCGAGCTTCCGTCTTATCCACCAATCCAAGTCTGAAATATCCTTGGAAAAAACGCTGAATTTTTTGCAGGATGATAGTATTGCTACAGCTTTAAAACTGAAAAGAAATCTCCGAATCATCGCAAGAAGAGATGTGTCAAATTTTTTAGGCATAGATATTCCCAGGGCTGTAAAAGCGGTTGCTTTTGAAAGTGAGAATATACTCACTAATACCGGTGAGCATCGTTGGGACACCGCTCATGGGAGTATCAGCATGCGGGTGAAGGGTATGTTTCCAATAGATAGTCCAATGGTGGCGTTAATTCCGTTGAATAAGAAGTTCAAATCATTAAAAGAGGTTGAAAGCTTGATAAAATGGGATGGAGATACTTTCCCTGGTTGCCGTTTGATCAACAACAGGATTTTAGCATTCCCGCTTGGAGATAGCTTGGCATCAAGAATACAAGTACCATTTTCTGCCGCGATGAATTTCATCGGTATTTATAACGGAAATCTACAAACCTTAACTATTATACAATTCTCCAAGGCACCGCGTTCTGGATGGTATTTTCCATTGCAGTATGATGGGGATCAGTTTATGGTTGATGGACCTATATTAACGCTCAAAAACTCCGGGAAGATCGAGGATAGTATTTCTACGCGCCCGTATTTGGCAGTTACGACATATGCCCCGATTCAACAACTCGGCAAAGGAAAATCGGCTTGGCATTACCATCGCACGATTCATTTGAATGGTAATAGGCGTCAATTGTCGAATTTGTTGCAGGGGTTGTTTAATGCGAGGTTAAAGGAGCTTGAAGATAAAACAGGTGAATAG
- a CDS encoding 3-hydroxybutyryl-CoA dehydrogenase yields the protein MQKVSVIGAGTMGNGIAHVFAQNGFRVNLVDVSEKALEKALATIAKNLDRQIAKGTITEAEKSQTLTNITTHTNMSDGVSEAALVVEAATENTTLKLEIFKQLDTYAPADAILASNTSSISITKIAAVTKRPGKVIGMHFMNPVPVMKLVEIINGYATDKVVSEQITELSKKLGKVPCTVNDYPGFIANRILMPMINEAIYSLYEGVAGVEEIDTVMKLGMAHPMGPLQLADFIGLDVCKSILEVLYQGFGNPKYAPCPLLTNMVTAGYLGAKSGEGFYKYTPGSKDLVVSPMFSKK from the coding sequence ATGCAAAAAGTATCGGTAATTGGCGCCGGAACGATGGGTAATGGTATTGCCCACGTTTTTGCCCAAAACGGTTTCCGGGTAAACCTGGTAGATGTATCGGAGAAAGCCTTAGAAAAAGCCCTGGCCACCATCGCTAAGAACTTAGATCGACAAATAGCGAAAGGAACCATCACGGAAGCGGAGAAATCCCAAACTTTAACAAACATTACTACCCATACCAATATGAGCGATGGCGTCAGTGAAGCAGCACTCGTTGTAGAAGCTGCCACTGAAAACACCACCCTGAAACTGGAAATATTCAAGCAACTGGATACTTATGCCCCGGCAGATGCGATACTGGCATCCAATACTTCGTCTATATCCATCACGAAAATTGCCGCGGTAACCAAGAGGCCGGGAAAAGTTATCGGGATGCACTTTATGAACCCGGTACCCGTGATGAAATTAGTGGAAATCATCAATGGCTACGCTACCGACAAGGTCGTATCTGAACAGATTACGGAATTATCTAAAAAACTCGGTAAGGTTCCCTGCACCGTGAATGACTATCCCGGGTTTATTGCCAACCGCATCCTGATGCCGATGATTAACGAAGCAATATATTCATTGTATGAAGGAGTGGCTGGAGTAGAAGAAATTGATACCGTGATGAAGCTGGGCATGGCACACCCGATGGGTCCATTACAACTGGCGGACTTTATAGGGCTGGATGTATGTAAATCTATCCTGGAAGTTTTATATCAAGGTTTCGGTAACCCTAAGTATGCACCATGTCCATTATTAACAAACATGGTAACAGCCGGGTATCTCGGCGCGAAAAGCGGGGAAGGGTTTTATAAGTACACACCGGGTAGTAAGGACTTGGTCGTTAGCCCGATGTTTTCCAAGAAATAA
- a CDS encoding carboxypeptidase-like regulatory domain-containing protein encodes MMKKIYILLSLFLAPILASAQITDFRDSVIQISGITMTSDSLRAVPAVSILVKGQNRGTVSNAAGIFSIVAFKGDTLSFSAVGFHKKDYKIPLDLVGSNFSMLQLLTEDTVHLPVTVIRPYPSRKDVERIFTSMDIPDDAYEIARKNTDRAKMRALSRYMPYDGGENFNSLMRKQQQSLYYAGQVPPQNIFNPLAWAQFLDAWKRGDFKRQD; translated from the coding sequence ATGATGAAAAAAATCTACATACTGTTATCACTATTTTTAGCTCCTATACTGGCATCGGCACAAATCACGGATTTCCGCGATAGCGTGATTCAAATTTCTGGAATCACGATGACTTCCGATAGCTTGAGGGCCGTTCCGGCAGTGAGTATCCTCGTGAAAGGACAAAATCGTGGTACGGTTTCCAATGCAGCTGGAATTTTTTCCATCGTGGCGTTCAAAGGAGATACTTTATCTTTTTCCGCGGTAGGATTTCATAAAAAGGATTACAAGATCCCCCTCGACCTCGTCGGTAGCAATTTTTCCATGCTACAATTGCTGACAGAAGATACCGTGCATTTGCCCGTGACGGTGATCCGGCCATACCCGAGCCGAAAAGACGTGGAAAGGATCTTCACCAGCATGGATATACCGGATGATGCATACGAAATTGCGCGGAAAAATACCGATAGGGCCAAAATGCGCGCCCTTTCACGTTACATGCCATACGATGGCGGGGAAAACTTCAACAGCCTGATGCGCAAGCAACAACAATCTTTGTATTATGCCGGCCAGGTGCCACCGCAAAACATATTTAATCCACTCGCCTGGGCGCAATTCCTCGATGCCTGGAAGCGCGGCGATTTCAAACGGCAAGATTAA
- a CDS encoding Mrp/NBP35 family ATP-binding protein yields MITKEQILEALGNVEEPDLKKDLVTLNMVKDIAIDGNKVSFTVVLTTPACPLKEMIKMACINAIRIYVSKEAEVEVKMTANVSTNRKDGKSMLPGVKNIIVVASGKGGVGKSTVAANLALALAQDGASVGLMDADIYGPSVPIMFGVRGERPMMQTINGKDMILPMEKYGIKFMSIGLLVDEKQAIVWRGPMASSALRQFVSDVHWGELDYLVIDMPPGTGDIHLTLVQTVPVTGAVIVTTPQDVALADAKKGIAMFSSPQIKVPIIGLVENMAYFTPAELPGNKYYIFGKEGGKRLADELDLPFLGQIPLVQSIREGGDYGEPVMASQDAITKEAFLEFAGNAARSIAMRNANIDPTQIVEITV; encoded by the coding sequence ATGATCACGAAAGAGCAGATTTTAGAAGCCCTGGGCAACGTGGAAGAACCGGATCTGAAGAAGGACCTGGTTACGCTGAACATGGTGAAAGATATAGCGATTGACGGCAATAAAGTTTCCTTCACCGTGGTGTTAACTACCCCGGCTTGTCCTTTGAAGGAAATGATTAAAATGGCCTGTATCAACGCGATCCGTATTTACGTTAGCAAGGAGGCCGAAGTAGAAGTGAAAATGACTGCTAATGTTAGTACTAACCGCAAAGACGGGAAGAGCATGTTACCGGGCGTGAAAAATATTATCGTAGTGGCTTCCGGTAAAGGCGGCGTAGGTAAATCTACCGTAGCAGCTAACCTAGCCCTTGCTTTAGCGCAAGATGGCGCTTCCGTGGGCTTGATGGATGCCGACATATACGGGCCAAGCGTGCCGATCATGTTCGGCGTACGTGGAGAGCGACCTATGATGCAAACGATTAACGGTAAAGATATGATCCTGCCGATGGAAAAATACGGCATCAAGTTCATGTCAATCGGACTTTTGGTGGATGAAAAACAAGCGATCGTATGGCGCGGCCCGATGGCCAGTAGCGCCTTACGGCAATTTGTTTCGGACGTTCATTGGGGAGAACTGGATTACCTGGTGATCGATATGCCGCCGGGTACGGGAGATATTCACCTGACGCTCGTGCAAACAGTGCCGGTTACCGGTGCCGTAATCGTTACAACACCGCAGGATGTTGCACTTGCTGATGCTAAGAAAGGTATCGCGATGTTTAGCAGCCCGCAGATCAAGGTGCCGATCATCGGTTTGGTTGAAAATATGGCATATTTTACCCCGGCAGAATTGCCTGGCAACAAATACTATATCTTTGGTAAAGAAGGGGGCAAACGCTTGGCTGATGAGCTGGATTTGCCATTCTTAGGACAAATTCCCTTGGTTCAAAGCATCCGGGAAGGAGGAGATTACGGCGAGCCGGTAATGGCAAGTCAAGATGCTATTACCAAGGAAGCATTCCTGGAGTTCGCGGGAAATGCAGCCAGGAGCATTGCCATGAGAAATGCCAATATAGATCCAACTCAAATAGTAGAAATTACTGTATAA
- a CDS encoding FMN-binding negative transcriptional regulator — MYVPKYNREEDWASIANFIKENGFGMLISTRDGIPEATHIPMELVEKEPGKFVIHGHISRANLQWQAFGSEQEFLAVFTAPHAYISASWYGEDKIPTWNYIAVHVYGQTRLLNKEESELLLDNLVNRYEGGLEHGVKLADIEAAELSSNIKAIAAFELAVDRVQARFKLSQNRHDRDYESVIDHLKAKGDENSLQIAAEMEKRRKSARS; from the coding sequence ATGTACGTTCCAAAATATAACCGGGAGGAGGATTGGGCTTCCATTGCCAATTTTATCAAGGAAAACGGTTTCGGAATGCTGATTTCTACGAGGGACGGCATCCCGGAGGCCACGCACATCCCGATGGAGCTGGTCGAGAAAGAACCGGGGAAATTTGTAATTCACGGGCATATTTCCAGGGCAAACCTACAATGGCAAGCTTTCGGTTCGGAACAGGAGTTTTTGGCCGTATTTACGGCGCCGCATGCTTATATATCGGCGTCCTGGTACGGGGAAGATAAGATTCCTACATGGAATTATATCGCGGTGCATGTGTATGGACAGACGCGTTTATTGAACAAAGAAGAGTCGGAGCTGTTATTAGATAACCTGGTGAACCGCTATGAAGGCGGGCTGGAGCATGGTGTGAAGTTGGCCGACATCGAAGCGGCTGAACTTTCCAGTAATATCAAGGCCATTGCCGCTTTCGAGTTAGCAGTAGACCGGGTGCAAGCAAGATTTAAGTTGAGCCAAAATCGTCATGATCGCGATTATGAAAGCGTCATCGATCATTTGAAAGCTAAGGGGGACGAAAATTCCTTGCAGATTGCCGCCGAGATGGAGAAAAGGCGCAAATCGGCTCGAAGTTGA
- the pyrF gene encoding orotidine-5'-phosphate decarboxylase has translation MNRQELVNTIREKKSYLCVGLDTDISKIPKHLLSHADPVFAFNKAIIDATKDLCVAYKINTAFYESLGIRGWETLQRTVEYIPKGIFTIADAKRGDIGNTATQYAKTFYETYAFDSVTVAPYMGKDSVTPFLEFNQKWAIVLGLTSNEGSKDFQLQKVGNTYLYEKVMKTCASWGTVENMMFVVGATQADSIGHIRSFLPDHFFLVPGVGAQGGSLKDISEKGLNKDGGLLVNASRAVIYAGNDENFAEDARNSAMKYQAEMGMYLGNAI, from the coding sequence ATGAATAGACAGGAACTTGTGAACACCATCAGGGAGAAGAAGTCTTATTTATGTGTCGGGCTAGATACCGATATCAGCAAGATTCCGAAACACCTGCTCTCGCATGCCGACCCGGTTTTCGCATTCAACAAAGCCATCATTGATGCAACGAAAGATCTCTGCGTAGCATATAAAATTAATACGGCCTTCTACGAAAGCCTGGGCATCCGCGGTTGGGAAACCTTGCAACGCACCGTGGAATATATTCCCAAAGGTATCTTCACCATTGCCGACGCGAAACGGGGAGATATCGGCAATACTGCTACTCAATATGCTAAAACTTTTTATGAAACGTATGCCTTTGACTCGGTAACGGTGGCACCGTACATGGGTAAGGACAGCGTAACGCCTTTCTTGGAATTTAACCAGAAATGGGCCATCGTATTGGGGCTCACCTCCAATGAAGGCAGCAAGGACTTTCAATTGCAGAAAGTAGGGAATACATATTTATATGAAAAGGTGATGAAGACTTGTGCTTCCTGGGGAACGGTTGAGAATATGATGTTCGTTGTTGGGGCTACGCAGGCCGATTCTATCGGGCATATACGCAGCTTCTTGCCGGATCATTTCTTCCTGGTTCCCGGTGTCGGCGCACAAGGCGGCAGCTTGAAAGATATTTCGGAAAAAGGATTAAATAAGGATGGTGGATTGTTGGTAAATGCCAGCAGGGCGGTTATTTATGCTGGTAATGATGAGAATTTTGCCGAAGATGCACGGAATTCGGCCATGAAATACCAAGCGGAAATGGGCATGTACCTAGGGAATGCAATATAG
- a CDS encoding YciI family protein produces the protein MSKLVPTICLLAVLVAFSVSDPPSLQHSFGIKDEVVPVILASEKSSAGKCWFISFELNPDFNPTPDRLYNDHHQYIMQLQEDGIILANGTTNPGDEWNSFLLMKHLDSLEVINILEADVAISSGKLSYQVKAWYPSQPVAYK, from the coding sequence ATGTCTAAATTAGTACCAACCATCTGCCTTTTGGCTGTATTGGTTGCATTTTCTGTAAGCGATCCCCCGTCATTACAACATTCATTCGGGATTAAAGATGAAGTAGTCCCGGTAATACTGGCAAGCGAAAAATCTAGCGCGGGCAAATGCTGGTTTATTTCATTTGAACTGAACCCGGATTTTAATCCTACACCGGATCGGTTATACAATGATCACCATCAATACATAATGCAATTGCAAGAGGATGGAATCATTTTGGCAAACGGGACAACAAATCCAGGTGATGAATGGAATAGCTTCCTGCTAATGAAGCATCTCGACAGTTTAGAAGTAATAAATATTTTAGAAGCTGACGTTGCAATATCGAGCGGTAAATTGTCTTACCAAGTAAAAGCTTGGTATCCTTCACAACCGGTAGCATATAAATAA
- a CDS encoding acyl-CoA dehydrogenase family protein, which translates to MHQDLFQSPDYYQLDDLLSEEHKMVRAAVRDYIKTEISPIIDKHCQQATFPSKIIKGLGNLGCFGPTIPAEYGGGGLDYISYGLMMQELERGDSGIRSTASVQGSLVMLPIYKYGTEEQKQKYLPQLARGEMMGCFGLTEPDFGSNPAGMLTYFEEDGDDILLTGAKMWISNAPFADIAIVWAKNETGKVQGIIVERGMEGFTSPETKDKWSLRASATGELVFDNVRIPKSNILPGAKGLGTALSCLSSARFGIAWGAIGAAMDCYDTALRYAKERVQFERPIAGFQLTQKKLAEMITEITKAQLMNWRLAVLMNEGKASAEQISMAKRNACITAIQIARESRQILGAMGISGEYSIMRHMMNLESVITYEGTHEVHLLITGMDITGMNAFK; encoded by the coding sequence ATGCACCAAGATTTATTCCAATCTCCCGATTATTACCAATTAGATGATTTGCTGTCCGAAGAACATAAGATGGTTCGCGCCGCGGTGAGGGATTACATTAAAACGGAAATATCACCTATCATAGATAAGCATTGCCAGCAAGCAACTTTCCCGTCAAAAATAATAAAGGGCTTGGGTAATTTGGGCTGCTTCGGTCCTACTATACCTGCTGAATACGGCGGTGGCGGACTAGATTACATTTCTTACGGGCTGATGATGCAAGAGTTGGAAAGGGGAGATAGCGGTATCCGCTCCACGGCATCAGTACAAGGATCGTTAGTGATGTTACCGATTTATAAATATGGTACGGAAGAGCAAAAGCAAAAATACTTGCCGCAATTAGCCAGGGGAGAAATGATGGGCTGCTTCGGTTTAACGGAGCCGGATTTTGGATCCAACCCTGCCGGGATGTTGACGTATTTCGAGGAAGATGGAGATGATATTTTATTGACAGGCGCCAAGATGTGGATATCCAATGCACCCTTTGCAGATATCGCCATCGTATGGGCTAAAAATGAAACAGGGAAAGTGCAAGGCATTATCGTGGAGCGAGGCATGGAAGGTTTCACAAGCCCGGAAACAAAAGATAAATGGAGTTTAAGGGCCAGCGCCACCGGGGAATTGGTGTTTGATAATGTGAGGATTCCGAAATCGAATATATTACCCGGCGCCAAGGGTTTGGGAACGGCATTATCATGCCTTTCTTCGGCCAGGTTTGGTATTGCCTGGGGAGCTATCGGCGCCGCGATGGATTGTTACGATACGGCATTACGTTATGCTAAAGAAAGGGTGCAATTTGAAAGGCCGATAGCAGGCTTTCAATTGACGCAAAAGAAGTTAGCTGAAATGATTACCGAAATCACGAAAGCACAACTGATGAATTGGAGATTAGCAGTTTTGATGAACGAAGGGAAAGCCAGCGCAGAACAAATTTCGATGGCTAAAAGAAATGCCTGCATCACGGCGATTCAAATCGCCCGGGAGTCGCGGCAAATACTGGGGGCAATGGGTATTTCCGGTGAATATTCGATCATGCGCCATATGATGAACCTGGAAAGCGTTATTACCTATGAAGGAACTCATGAAGTACATTTGCTGATTACCGGTATGGATATTACAGGGATGAATGCTTTTAAATAA
- a CDS encoding FAD:protein FMN transferase → MPRFFMLLLACCWTQWLSTQELFTIKGEAQGTYYIIKYVAVKEVNCRQGIDTIFNKMDASLSLYKPGSLINRFNEQGDGVRMDSYMAAVLRKSLEVYKISGGLFDITVKPLVDAWGFGVKRHREVPKRENIREILKHVGSRYLLIDGDSLLKKKPGVQIDCNGIAQGYTVDVICEYLSSLGIENYLVDVGGELRSKGKNPKNRNWTIGIERPESDGDRVYPSMATIVLNGQGVATSGNYRRFFDEGEIRYTHTINPKTGEALHHKVISVTVVAPDCITADAYDNVFFLMGVEKGLKFARQHPELKLAVHYVFKDGNGQTREKYSAAFEQLLLKK, encoded by the coding sequence ATGCCAAGATTTTTTATGTTGCTTTTGGCCTGCTGTTGGACCCAATGGTTATCAACCCAAGAATTGTTTACGATAAAAGGAGAAGCGCAAGGAACTTATTATATCATCAAGTATGTTGCTGTAAAGGAAGTGAATTGCCGGCAAGGTATCGACACGATATTTAACAAGATGGATGCATCACTTTCCTTATATAAACCGGGTTCTTTAATTAACAGGTTTAACGAACAGGGAGATGGTGTGCGGATGGATAGTTATATGGCAGCAGTTTTAAGAAAATCATTAGAGGTGTATAAGATTTCTGGCGGCTTATTTGATATTACCGTAAAGCCTTTGGTTGATGCCTGGGGCTTCGGGGTAAAAAGGCACCGGGAGGTGCCAAAGCGAGAAAATATCCGGGAAATATTGAAACATGTAGGATCCCGCTACCTGTTGATCGATGGAGATTCTTTACTAAAAAAGAAGCCGGGAGTCCAGATCGATTGCAACGGTATCGCGCAAGGTTACACGGTAGATGTAATCTGTGAATACCTCTCATCGCTCGGTATAGAGAATTACCTGGTCGATGTGGGTGGGGAGTTAAGATCTAAAGGAAAGAACCCTAAAAATAGAAATTGGACCATCGGGATTGAGCGACCGGAATCTGACGGCGACCGGGTTTATCCTTCTATGGCCACGATCGTTTTAAATGGGCAAGGTGTTGCCACAAGTGGCAATTACCGCAGGTTCTTTGATGAAGGCGAAATACGTTATACGCATACTATTAACCCTAAAACAGGGGAAGCATTGCATCATAAGGTGATCAGCGTAACCGTTGTTGCGCCCGATTGTATTACCGCCGATGCATATGATAATGTTTTTTTCTTAATGGGTGTAGAGAAAGGCTTGAAGTTCGCACGGCAACACCCTGAATTGAAACTGGCTGTTCACTATGTTTTTAAAGATGGAAATGGGCAAACGCGGGAAAAGTATAGCGCCGCATTTGAGCAATTACTTCTAAAGAAATAG